One Weissella coleopterorum DNA segment encodes these proteins:
- a CDS encoding rod shape-determining protein, protein MAKEIGIDLGTANVLIFVEGEGIVLNEPSVVAVDMKTDKVLAVGTEAYQMVGRTPGNIRAVRPLKDGVISDFDMTEAMLAYFIKKLNVKGVMSRPNIMVAAPTNITEIEKKAIMQAAEKVGGAKVYLEYEPKVAAIGAGLDIFSPISSMVIDMGGGTSDIAVLSLGDIVSARSIRVAGDKFNNEITSFAKRKHGLQVGERTAEQIKIKLGNALQSEEPETMIIRGRDIYDGMPKSVEINSNEVELALHDSLQQIVKAAHDVLAEIQPELAADVIDRGVVLTGGGALLRNMDKLISSELGVPVFIADHPLDNVARGAGELLEHMHDN, encoded by the coding sequence ATGGCTAAAGAAATTGGAATCGATTTAGGGACTGCAAATGTATTGATTTTTGTCGAGGGTGAGGGCATTGTTTTAAATGAGCCATCCGTTGTGGCTGTCGATATGAAAACGGATAAAGTCTTAGCAGTGGGAACCGAGGCTTACCAGATGGTTGGTCGAACTCCGGGTAATATTCGTGCTGTGCGTCCTTTAAAGGATGGAGTAATTTCAGACTTTGATATGACAGAAGCAATGCTGGCCTACTTTATTAAAAAGTTGAACGTGAAAGGTGTAATGTCACGACCTAATATTATGGTAGCTGCGCCGACAAATATCACTGAGATTGAAAAAAAGGCGATTATGCAAGCGGCTGAAAAAGTTGGAGGCGCTAAAGTTTATTTGGAATATGAACCTAAAGTGGCAGCAATTGGAGCTGGATTGGATATTTTTTCACCAATTTCTTCAATGGTGATTGATATGGGAGGTGGAACTTCTGACATTGCAGTCCTATCATTAGGAGATATTGTTTCAGCCCGATCAATTCGCGTCGCGGGTGACAAATTCAATAATGAAATTACCAGCTTTGCCAAACGGAAGCATGGGTTACAGGTTGGAGAACGAACGGCAGAACAAATTAAAATTAAATTAGGAAATGCCCTTCAATCTGAAGAACCAGAGACTATGATTATTCGAGGCCGTGACATTTATGATGGAATGCCTAAATCGGTTGAAATTAATTCAAATGAAGTGGAATTAGCTTTGCATGATTCATTACAACAAATTGTTAAAGCCGCTCATGATGTTTTAGCTGAAATTCAACCAGAATTAGCGGCCGATGTAATTGATCGTGGGGTCGTTTTGACAGGTGGTGGCGCATTATTGCGTAATATGGATAAATTAATCTCTTCTGAACTAGGAGTACCGGTCTTTATTGCGGATCATCCACTGGATAATGTGGCCCGTGGAGCTGGTGAGCTTTTGGAACATATGCACGATAATTAA
- a CDS encoding DUF2969 domain-containing protein, translating to MSNRKNKAIDVEIKAITDQISEVKINKNTLGQIDESGQQIQVQIGPNHKQIVKSFDEGVEVLIAEYNLHH from the coding sequence ATGTCAAATCGTAAAAATAAGGCAATTGATGTCGAAATTAAGGCGATCACGGATCAAATCAGTGAAGTTAAAATTAATAAAAATACCCTTGGACAAATTGATGAAAGTGGTCAACAAATTCAAGTTCAAATTGGACCAAATCATAAACAAATTGTTAAATCATTTGATGAGGGCGTGGAAGTTTTAATTGCTGAATATAATCTTCATCACTAA
- a CDS encoding FtsW/RodA/SpoVE family cell cycle protein translates to MFKRILGGKGEVDWGIIFVVLMLALIGLASIYVAVVHDSSGANPMRMMVMQGIWYILGICAVIFIMQFDSERLWRISPYIFAVGVFLMVAVLIFYSRSYAMTTGGKSWFALGPLTFQPSEVMKPAFVLMLARVIAVHNLEYSEHTLANDLLLLRKIVMWSLPIIILVLLQHDFGTMLVFLAIIFGMTLVSGISWRILGTVIGAGAVLGGGAIALVASDVGRHILGKFGFQAYQFARIDAWLKPQGDTSNSAYQLWHSMTAIGSGGLTGTGFNVSHVNVPVRESDMIFSVIGENAGFVGSLIVLLLYFLLIYRIFQVVMETSNQFYAYIGAGIIMMLVFHIFENIGMSIGLVPLTGIPLPFISQGGSALVGNMIGIGLIMSMSFHNQKYTLSEREGFA, encoded by the coding sequence ATGTTTAAACGAATTTTAGGCGGTAAGGGTGAAGTAGACTGGGGCATTATTTTTGTGGTGTTGATGCTGGCGCTTATTGGGTTAGCATCGATTTATGTAGCGGTCGTTCATGACTCAAGTGGAGCCAATCCAATGCGGATGATGGTTATGCAAGGAATTTGGTACATTTTGGGGATCTGTGCAGTCATTTTCATCATGCAATTTGATTCTGAAAGATTATGGCGGATCTCGCCATATATCTTTGCCGTTGGGGTCTTTTTAATGGTGGCAGTGCTAATATTCTATAGTCGCTCGTATGCTATGACAACTGGAGGTAAATCTTGGTTTGCCTTAGGACCGCTAACGTTTCAACCGTCCGAAGTAATGAAGCCAGCCTTCGTTTTAATGCTGGCCCGCGTCATTGCAGTGCACAATCTGGAATATAGTGAACATACTTTAGCAAATGACTTGTTGCTTTTACGTAAAATTGTTATGTGGAGTTTACCCATTATCATTCTTGTCTTGTTGCAACATGACTTTGGAACGATGCTAGTCTTTTTAGCAATTATTTTTGGAATGACGCTTGTCTCGGGAATTTCATGGCGTATTTTAGGTACTGTGATAGGAGCGGGTGCTGTTTTAGGTGGTGGAGCCATTGCATTGGTAGCATCAGATGTCGGTCGGCATATTTTAGGTAAATTTGGCTTTCAAGCATATCAATTTGCGCGTATTGATGCATGGCTGAAGCCGCAGGGGGATACTTCTAACTCGGCCTATCAATTATGGCATTCGATGACGGCGATTGGATCTGGTGGATTAACGGGAACGGGTTTTAATGTCTCACACGTGAATGTGCCCGTTCGTGAATCAGATATGATCTTTTCAGTGATTGGTGAAAATGCTGGTTTTGTAGGTTCGTTAATTGTTTTGTTATTATATTTCCTTTTGATCTATCGAATTTTTCAAGTTGTGATGGAGACTTCAAATCAATTCTATGCTTATATTGGAGCAGGAATTATCATGATGTTAGTGTTCCATATTTTCGAAAATATTGGAATGAGTATTGGATTAGTACCGTTAACTGGAATCCCCCTACCCTTTATTTCCCAAGGAGGTTCCGCATTAGTTGGAAACATGATTGGAATTGGTTTGATCATGTCAATGAGCTTTCATAATCAAAAGTACACCTTATCAGAAAGGGAGGGCTTCGCATAA
- a CDS encoding pyrroline-5-carboxylate reductase family protein, whose amino-acid sequence MFKIGFIGAGNMAQAMMQGWSKLDANQVTQGAYVRHQLPEQTQAWQVEPFQSISEAALVSDMLVLATPPTALTAIADELKPILAAMPHKIVVSVLGGISVSMLEEALGRQAKIVRALPNVNVAVGQGYTAMYAGSQITAEEKGAVFALLAELGRVDEMPEAEFGAVSALAGSGPAFVAGFIQALTEAGKAAGLDEEMAAKLSVQTFRGTVDKMRQDDLKALDLAQLVMTPGGSTAAGWEVMQAGNLNGLVTNVIHATMQKNAEFE is encoded by the coding sequence ATGTTTAAAATTGGATTTATTGGTGCTGGAAATATGGCTCAAGCTATGATGCAGGGCTGGTCAAAGTTAGATGCTAATCAGGTGACGCAAGGCGCTTACGTTCGCCATCAATTACCAGAACAGACGCAAGCTTGGCAAGTGGAGCCATTCCAGAGTATTAGTGAGGCGGCCTTAGTGAGTGATATGTTGGTCTTAGCAACACCACCCACCGCTTTGACGGCGATTGCTGATGAGCTCAAGCCCATTCTGGCGGCGATGCCTCATAAAATTGTGGTTTCCGTCTTGGGTGGGATCTCAGTTTCGATGCTTGAAGAAGCATTGGGTCGCCAAGCTAAGATTGTTCGTGCCCTACCCAATGTTAACGTGGCGGTAGGACAAGGTTATACCGCGATGTATGCTGGATCACAAATTACAGCGGAAGAAAAAGGTGCAGTCTTTGCACTTTTGGCAGAACTGGGACGGGTGGATGAAATGCCCGAAGCTGAGTTTGGAGCAGTAAGTGCTCTAGCTGGTTCTGGTCCCGCTTTTGTCGCTGGATTTATCCAAGCGCTGACCGAAGCTGGTAAAGCGGCCGGTTTAGATGAAGAAATGGCAGCCAAGCTAAGCGTACAAACTTTCCGTGGTACTGTTGATAAAATGAGACAAGATGATTTAAAGGCCCTTGATTTGGCTCAGTTGGTGATGACACCAGGTGGATCAACCGCGGCCGGTTGGGAAGTAATGCAAGCGGGTAATTTGAATGGCTTAGTGACGAATGTGATTCACGCCACCATGCAAAAAAATGCTGAATTTGAATAA
- a CDS encoding DUF4811 domain-containing protein codes for MLILLFIGVVLLGLAGITYFRHKIVRWSLIIIGAILMIGSAVGISMAPSNHWFMEHQVLNKTIKMDAKTKVGDNSFIVTTKAKNSKFEYHYKWDNKNYRITPKTGTTHVVKGKTAEVKEHISNYQAKSFFAKFMLIGLPTTTEPDVKYTFVLPENWYIISNEQDQEIQDKIKASNSGLEDKIKENVTEAVQAEVKKNPDYLNDKDAQKKTQDEIVQSVTSDINQKLANDVNNMLNDWHLK; via the coding sequence ATGTTAATTTTACTATTTATTGGAGTTGTCTTATTAGGACTAGCTGGAATTACATATTTCCGGCATAAGATTGTACGGTGGAGCCTAATCATCATTGGAGCCATTTTAATGATCGGTAGTGCGGTTGGAATTTCAATGGCCCCTAGTAATCATTGGTTTATGGAACATCAAGTATTGAATAAAACGATTAAAATGGATGCTAAAACGAAAGTTGGTGATAATTCATTTATCGTGACAACTAAGGCAAAAAATTCTAAGTTTGAATATCACTACAAGTGGGATAACAAAAATTATCGTATTACACCCAAAACTGGAACGACGCATGTTGTGAAGGGAAAGACCGCAGAAGTAAAAGAGCATATTAGTAACTATCAGGCCAAGAGTTTCTTTGCGAAATTTATGTTGATTGGTTTGCCAACGACTACAGAACCAGATGTTAAATATACATTTGTCTTACCTGAAAATTGGTACATTATCTCAAATGAACAAGATCAAGAAATTCAAGATAAGATTAAAGCTTCCAACTCTGGCTTAGAAGATAAGATTAAAGAAAACGTTACTGAAGCTGTTCAAGCGGAAGTTAAAAAGAATCCAGACTATTTAAATGATAAGGATGCACAAAAAAAGACTCAAGATGAAATCGTGCAATCAGTAACGAGTGATATTAATCAAAAATTAGCGAATGATGTTAATAATATGTTAAATGACTGGCATTTGAAATAG
- a CDS encoding FGGY family carbohydrate kinase, giving the protein MKYTLEIRMTGEQIVGIIEDENGNQHEVNEFYQHSWDEQLQIMDLKAMGRFFQAFVVRITNHLPERSEITKIQLHDNIDGWAFLDANGQTLQAGNYRAELQPQFKGYLKAMRLNGIAGQLERKAGAEFSLNTPLLAALWFKNEHADQYEQLAYFASFQEYLHYLFTGKNQIMPHLAARTGLYDLGHAQWDSQALALVGLTEGMLPDVVNVDGFEDQILPEFSRLLGLNKDTKIKW; this is encoded by the coding sequence ATGAAATATACGTTAGAAATCCGAATGACCGGTGAGCAAATCGTGGGAATTATCGAAGATGAAAATGGTAATCAGCACGAGGTCAACGAATTCTATCAACATTCGTGGGATGAACAGCTCCAAATCATGGATCTAAAAGCAATGGGACGATTTTTTCAAGCATTTGTAGTGCGGATTACGAACCACTTACCAGAACGTTCTGAGATCACCAAAATTCAGTTACATGATAATATTGACGGCTGGGCGTTCCTAGATGCCAATGGGCAGACTTTACAAGCAGGAAATTACCGTGCTGAGTTGCAGCCGCAATTTAAAGGTTATTTAAAAGCCATGCGCCTGAATGGAATTGCGGGTCAATTAGAACGTAAAGCTGGAGCTGAATTTTCTTTGAATACTCCATTGTTGGCGGCTTTATGGTTTAAAAATGAACATGCGGATCAATATGAACAATTAGCTTATTTTGCTAGTTTTCAAGAATATCTCCATTACCTATTTACAGGCAAAAACCAAATTATGCCTCATTTAGCGGCACGAACAGGACTATACGACTTGGGACATGCCCAATGGGATTCACAAGCCTTAGCATTGGTTGGGTTAACAGAAGGTATGTTGCCAGATGTAGTGAATGTAGATGGATTTGAAGATCAAATTTTACCTGAATTTAGTCGTCTGCTAGGTTTGAATAAAGATACCAAAATTAAGTGGTAG
- a CDS encoding exodeoxyribonuclease III, with translation MEFISWNIDSLNAAVEHTSARGEMTWSVLQEIAAKKPAVFAIQETKAKKTGLTKKQTEVMGELFPDYFQYANISMGRPGYAGTLMLSQQEPLQVDYPTIGAPGDMDLEGRIITLEFEEYFVTTVYTPNSGSELARLEDRQAWDHAFKIYLESLDRQKPVIVSGDFNVAHQAIDLKNPQSNHHSAGFTDEERASFTELLEAGFIDTFRTLNPTKEQIYTWWAQISRTAKQNNSGWRIDYYLASQRLRSQLKDFTVLDTGERRDHAPIKVVFDFKS, from the coding sequence TTGGAATTTATATCGTGGAATATTGATAGTTTAAATGCGGCAGTGGAACATACATCAGCTCGTGGGGAAATGACTTGGTCAGTCTTGCAAGAAATAGCAGCAAAAAAACCCGCTGTTTTTGCGATTCAAGAAACCAAAGCTAAAAAAACCGGATTGACTAAAAAACAAACTGAGGTAATGGGCGAATTATTTCCAGATTATTTTCAATATGCAAATATTAGTATGGGGCGTCCAGGTTACGCTGGAACGTTAATGTTGAGCCAGCAAGAACCATTGCAGGTCGACTATCCGACTATTGGTGCGCCAGGTGACATGGATTTGGAAGGCCGCATAATTACGCTTGAATTTGAAGAATATTTTGTGACCACAGTGTATACTCCTAATTCTGGTTCAGAGTTAGCTCGTTTAGAAGATCGCCAAGCATGGGACCACGCTTTTAAAATTTATTTGGAAAGCTTGGATCGTCAAAAGCCGGTTATTGTGAGTGGCGATTTTAATGTTGCTCATCAAGCGATTGATCTTAAAAATCCACAAAGTAATCACCATTCTGCAGGATTTACGGATGAGGAACGAGCTAGTTTTACTGAGTTATTAGAAGCCGGATTTATTGATACTTTTCGAACTTTGAATCCCACGAAAGAACAAATTTATACTTGGTGGGCGCAAATTAGTCGAACGGCAAAGCAGAATAATAGTGGATGGCGGATTGATTATTATCTAGCTTCACAGCGATTACGGTCGCAATTAAAAGATTTTACAGTGTTAGACACTGGTGAGCGGCGCGATCATGCTCCCATTAAAGTGGTTTTTGATTTTAAATCGTAA
- a CDS encoding LacI family DNA-binding transcriptional regulator, translating to MNKKITINEIAKIANVSKTTVSRFLNQKFENMSQATKEKIERTIQEYDYQPNRQAQTLKTQSSLTIGISVADLSNLYTSRLLKGISQTFQDTNYQLLIMDADNHQEREINNIQVLLNENVDGIILQPLSHIPSQYQLLVDQGLPVIQVDRYVEPFTFPAIVSDNFQKSLEIADLVQAKQYEQILVLANQISGISSRMNRFDGLSNALTESNISVSLIEIDLDSDWHTKVMQFIEQPQKTAIFALNGQVLWEVVRFLQKNQIIYPKDVGLIGYDDDNFADLIQPGISVIKQNPHQIGQTAAKYLLDQLQNKTPMKPQNIRIAAELELRHSL from the coding sequence ATGAATAAAAAAATTACAATTAATGAGATTGCTAAAATTGCCAATGTTTCAAAAACAACAGTTTCACGATTTTTAAATCAAAAATTCGAGAATATGTCTCAAGCTACCAAAGAAAAAATCGAAAGAACTATTCAAGAATACGACTATCAACCTAATCGACAGGCTCAGACTCTGAAAACTCAGTCTTCCTTAACGATCGGTATTTCAGTTGCCGATTTATCAAATTTATATACTTCTCGGCTTCTAAAAGGAATTAGTCAAACTTTTCAGGATACAAATTACCAACTTTTAATTATGGACGCGGATAATCACCAAGAACGTGAAATCAATAATATCCAGGTGCTACTAAATGAAAATGTTGATGGCATAATTTTACAGCCACTCTCCCATATTCCTAGCCAATATCAATTATTAGTTGATCAAGGCCTACCTGTGATTCAAGTGGATCGCTATGTTGAACCATTTACTTTTCCAGCGATTGTCTCCGATAATTTTCAGAAATCATTAGAGATTGCCGATCTAGTCCAAGCCAAACAATATGAGCAAATTCTGGTATTAGCCAATCAAATTTCTGGTATTAGCAGTCGGATGAATCGCTTTGATGGCCTGTCAAACGCGCTAACTGAGAGTAATATCTCAGTGAGTTTAATTGAAATTGACTTGGATTCTGATTGGCACACCAAAGTCATGCAATTTATCGAACAACCTCAAAAAACAGCTATTTTTGCTTTAAATGGGCAAGTTTTATGGGAAGTTGTCCGTTTTTTACAAAAAAATCAGATTATTTATCCCAAAGACGTTGGTTTAATTGGCTATGATGATGATAATTTTGCCGATCTAATTCAGCCCGGTATTTCAGTCATCAAACAAAATCCACACCAAATTGGGCAAACCGCGGCTAAATATTTGCTGGATCAACTTCAAAATAAAACACCGATGAAGCCTCAAAATATTCGCATTGCAGCAGAGCTAGAATTAAGGCATTCATTATAA
- a CDS encoding sugar phosphate isomerase/epimerase family protein: protein MINSNLVLNNLVFASQREQGMQQTEMLQMASNLKISAVELRREYFDQIKNETSSIQKMMLTTPIRLFYSVPDELFVNGKLNPRLEQYFHEAQQLGIYAIKFNIGEFQGFNNEIIAELKKWLMLGIQINVENDQTQTSGRLAVIKKFMDAVAQAGLDLGYVYDMGNWRFVGDDELEAAKVLAKYVRYIHVKDGTGFKQTAQTVLLGAGEIMWQNILEVLPQTVPVALEYPTADLQILQKGISMLNDNLGAH, encoded by the coding sequence ATGATAAATTCAAATTTAGTGTTAAATAACTTGGTATTTGCTAGTCAAAGAGAACAAGGTATGCAACAAACAGAAATGTTGCAAATGGCTTCCAATTTGAAAATTTCGGCGGTTGAATTACGTCGTGAATATTTTGATCAGATTAAAAATGAGACTTCATCCATTCAGAAAATGATGCTCACAACGCCCATACGTTTATTTTACTCAGTACCTGATGAATTATTTGTGAATGGGAAATTAAATCCACGTTTGGAGCAATACTTTCATGAAGCTCAACAATTAGGTATTTATGCTATCAAATTTAACATTGGTGAGTTTCAAGGCTTTAATAACGAAATCATCGCGGAATTGAAAAAATGGCTGATGTTAGGTATTCAAATTAATGTGGAAAATGATCAAACACAAACATCTGGTCGGTTAGCTGTGATTAAAAAGTTCATGGATGCTGTGGCTCAAGCTGGTTTAGATCTTGGATATGTTTATGATATGGGGAATTGGCGGTTTGTGGGTGATGATGAATTGGAGGCAGCAAAAGTACTAGCTAAATATGTTCGCTATATTCATGTAAAAGATGGGACTGGATTCAAACAGACCGCCCAAACGGTTTTGCTTGGTGCAGGCGAAATTATGTGGCAAAATATTTTAGAAGTTTTACCCCAAACTGTTCCCGTCGCTTTAGAGTATCCCACTGCAGATCTGCAAATTCTGCAAAAGGGGATTTCGATGCTTAATGATAATTTAGGAGCCCATTGA
- a CDS encoding gluconate:proton symporter yields MTNIIISSLLLITFILFIGYIIKGGNLLIGFFGMTILWSVIGLVPFSTFMEKVIAQPALNYGPTIIYIVFGSWFGRVLVESGIAASISAQTEKIGRKAPVLAAIIIVLVTALIFSSAYGVGSVMAMGVILIPIMLSIGVPKKVAIPAFTMAIGAPMYINVVLFNQIKAFFPSVSFSGKYLIFGILAMIIQLLAVIIFIILNRRSILDEHIDTLATEVSTTVIQKAHPVTYVIPILPVVFNMLFHWDAIPSLLLATLLALLITGKMRSWHKLIDFINMTTTKAINDISGLIFFLMALIMFVGAASINVPRFKGMIEVIVPHSPLVLALAIGLLAPLALFRGPLHVWGAGAATASVLAATGIFSPNLLLPLLYTASIMAVSIDLTQSWNTWALNYSQLDAKTYLKMGVPVMWIVSIINALLGFVFFG; encoded by the coding sequence ATGACAAACATTATTATTAGTAGTTTATTATTGATCACATTCATCCTCTTCATAGGCTATATCATTAAGGGTGGCAATTTATTAATTGGCTTCTTTGGCATGACAATTCTTTGGTCAGTGATTGGCCTAGTTCCATTTTCAACCTTTATGGAGAAAGTTATTGCGCAACCGGCCTTGAATTATGGACCTACCATTATTTATATTGTTTTTGGATCTTGGTTTGGTCGAGTCTTAGTAGAGTCAGGAATTGCCGCATCTATTTCGGCTCAGACTGAAAAAATTGGACGAAAAGCGCCAGTTTTGGCAGCCATCATTATTGTCTTAGTGACAGCACTAATTTTTTCATCTGCGTATGGTGTCGGTTCCGTGATGGCGATGGGAGTAATCTTAATACCAATCATGTTATCCATCGGAGTTCCAAAGAAGGTCGCCATTCCTGCGTTTACCATGGCGATTGGAGCGCCAATGTATATTAATGTGGTGTTATTCAATCAAATTAAAGCATTTTTCCCTTCCGTTAGTTTTTCGGGAAAATACTTAATCTTTGGTATTTTAGCAATGATCATTCAACTGCTTGCAGTGATTATTTTTATCATACTAAATCGACGCAGTATCTTAGATGAACATATTGATACATTAGCGACGGAAGTAAGCACCACTGTCATTCAAAAAGCTCATCCAGTAACGTATGTGATTCCAATTTTACCGGTTGTTTTTAATATGTTATTTCATTGGGATGCAATCCCATCGTTATTATTGGCTACGCTTTTAGCACTTTTGATAACTGGTAAAATGCGATCATGGCATAAATTAATTGACTTTATTAATATGACAACCACTAAAGCCATTAATGATATTTCGGGATTAATTTTCTTTTTGATGGCCTTAATTATGTTTGTGGGTGCAGCCTCAATTAATGTACCAAGATTTAAAGGGATGATTGAGGTGATTGTTCCACACAGTCCGTTAGTTTTGGCGTTAGCAATTGGATTACTAGCACCGCTAGCTTTATTTCGAGGACCACTTCATGTTTGGGGAGCTGGAGCTGCAACGGCTTCCGTATTAGCAGCCACCGGGATTTTTTCACCAAATCTTTTGTTACCGTTACTGTACACAGCTAGTATTATGGCGGTATCAATCGATTTGACGCAGTCATGGAATACATGGGCATTGAATTATTCGCAGTTAGACGCAAAAACGTATTTGAAGATGGGTGTCCCGGTCATGTGGATTGTGTCTATAATCAATGCATTATTGGGTTTCGTCTTTTTTGGATAA
- a CDS encoding sugar kinase, translated as MSELLTLGEPIVTFMAKDVDQGLIDSINYYKFLGGAELNVLIGASRLGHTTDYISQVGHDPLGQFAIQEIQKYGVGHQYISEDPVNWTAFQLKELISQGDPQTYNFRRNSAAAHLSPDKIDQIDFSEVKMVHLSGIFPAISDQAEQTFRYFAKTVVERGIRTTFDPNLRPALWASSEKMIQTINDLAKYGEIILPGINEGEILVGTRDPEKIADFYLNNSDLTQTIVVKLGAAGAYVKNKNGSSYVVEGFHVEKVVDTVGAGDGFALGLITGLLEGLSVEQAVIRANAVGALQVQTMGDNDGYPDQQQLTQFLTHK; from the coding sequence ATGAGTGAATTATTGACATTGGGTGAACCAATTGTAACGTTTATGGCAAAGGATGTTGATCAGGGACTAATTGATAGCATTAATTATTACAAATTTTTAGGGGGAGCAGAGCTAAATGTTTTAATCGGAGCCAGTCGTTTGGGTCATACAACTGATTACATTTCACAGGTAGGGCATGATCCGTTGGGACAATTTGCGATCCAAGAAATTCAAAAATACGGTGTAGGGCATCAATACATTTCCGAAGATCCAGTAAACTGGACGGCCTTTCAACTAAAAGAGTTGATCAGTCAGGGAGATCCCCAAACGTATAATTTCAGACGTAATTCAGCAGCTGCACATTTAAGTCCGGATAAGATTGATCAAATTGATTTTTCAGAAGTCAAAATGGTACATCTATCGGGTATCTTTCCGGCTATTTCAGATCAGGCAGAGCAAACCTTTCGCTATTTTGCTAAAACAGTTGTTGAACGAGGGATCAGAACGACATTTGATCCTAATTTAAGACCGGCCTTATGGGCTTCATCCGAAAAGATGATTCAAACAATTAATGATTTAGCTAAATATGGGGAAATTATTTTACCTGGGATTAACGAAGGTGAAATTTTAGTCGGTACTCGTGATCCGGAAAAAATTGCTGACTTTTATCTTAATAACAGTGACTTAACGCAAACCATAGTTGTTAAATTAGGAGCAGCCGGTGCTTATGTCAAAAATAAAAATGGTTCAAGTTACGTAGTCGAAGGTTTTCATGTTGAAAAGGTGGTGGATACAGTTGGTGCTGGAGACGGATTTGCGCTGGGATTAATTACAGGGTTATTAGAAGGTCTTTCGGTGGAACAAGCAGTTATTCGAGCGAATGCCGTCGGAGCACTTCAAGTTCAAACCATGGGGGATAACGATGGATATCCTGATCAACAACAATTAACTCAATTTTTAACACATAAATAA